A genomic window from Triticum urartu cultivar G1812 chromosome 7, Tu2.1, whole genome shotgun sequence includes:
- the LOC125524005 gene encoding uncharacterized protein LOC125524005 isoform X1 has protein sequence MRYCSPFPSSSAKVTQRGAATLPKCRARATPGDPGTPSAVTPVNRDPRAPTAHDRAPASTRDPGEATRATLGVLPQQHLHQRCFMICLFCGNKFHAHQSEKVNLVECLCVAMESQTWRKRCVTAATSFPEGGGGSWRKRCVTAATSFPGGGASLGAGASPLGGGGGGSGSSWGWGVSSRRRLLSGLEAKMKQIEIEGASLAVRFTCGVRYKRKTRRKNSTKVNLRKKTGRKWWDEN, from the exons ATGCGGTACTGCTCCCCTTTCCCTTCATCCTCCGCGAAAGTGACCCAGCGAGGCGCCGCAACGTTGCCGAAGTGCCGAGCGAGGGCGACTCCCGGTGATCCAGGCACGCCATCCGCTGTGACCCCG GTAAATCGAGACCCGCGGGCTCCGACGGCCCATGATCGCGCTCCGGCGTCAACCAGAGATCCTGGTGAGGCCACACGTGCCACCCTCGGTGTCCTCCCTCAACAACACCTGCACCAAAG GTGCTTCATGATTTGCCTCTTCTGTGGAAATAAGTTTCATGCGCATCAAAGCGAG AAGGTAAATCTAGTTGAATGCCTGTGTGTTGCCATGGAATCACAAACTTGGAGGAAGCGGTGCGTGACGGCGGCGACCTCGTTCcccgaaggcggcggcggctcctggaGGAAGCGGTGCGTGACGGCGGCGACCTCGTTCCCCGGAGGCGGCGCTTCTCTCGGGGCTGGGGCATCTCCtctcggcggcggcggtggcggcagtGGCTCCTCTTGGGGCTGGGGCGTCTCCTCACGGCGGCGGCTCCTCTCGGGGCTGGAGGCTAAGATGAAACAGATCGAGATTGAGGGAGCCTCGTTGGCTGTTCGTTTTACGTGCGGGGTGAGATACAAAAGAAAAACCAGACGAAAAAATTCTACGAAGGTTAACCTACGAAAAAAAACTGGACGAAAGTGGTGGGACGAAAATTGA
- the LOC125524005 gene encoding uncharacterized protein LOC125524005 isoform X2 has product MRYCSPFPSSSAKVTQRGAATLPKCRARATPGDPGTPSAVTPVNRDPRAPTAHDRAPASTRDPGEATRATLGVLPQQHLHQRCFMICLFCGNKFHAHQSEVNLVECLCVAMESQTWRKRCVTAATSFPEGGGGSWRKRCVTAATSFPGGGASLGAGASPLGGGGGGSGSSWGWGVSSRRRLLSGLEAKMKQIEIEGASLAVRFTCGVRYKRKTRRKNSTKVNLRKKTGRKWWDEN; this is encoded by the exons ATGCGGTACTGCTCCCCTTTCCCTTCATCCTCCGCGAAAGTGACCCAGCGAGGCGCCGCAACGTTGCCGAAGTGCCGAGCGAGGGCGACTCCCGGTGATCCAGGCACGCCATCCGCTGTGACCCCG GTAAATCGAGACCCGCGGGCTCCGACGGCCCATGATCGCGCTCCGGCGTCAACCAGAGATCCTGGTGAGGCCACACGTGCCACCCTCGGTGTCCTCCCTCAACAACACCTGCACCAAAG GTGCTTCATGATTTGCCTCTTCTGTGGAAATAAGTTTCATGCGCATCAAAGCGAG GTAAATCTAGTTGAATGCCTGTGTGTTGCCATGGAATCACAAACTTGGAGGAAGCGGTGCGTGACGGCGGCGACCTCGTTCcccgaaggcggcggcggctcctggaGGAAGCGGTGCGTGACGGCGGCGACCTCGTTCCCCGGAGGCGGCGCTTCTCTCGGGGCTGGGGCATCTCCtctcggcggcggcggtggcggcagtGGCTCCTCTTGGGGCTGGGGCGTCTCCTCACGGCGGCGGCTCCTCTCGGGGCTGGAGGCTAAGATGAAACAGATCGAGATTGAGGGAGCCTCGTTGGCTGTTCGTTTTACGTGCGGGGTGAGATACAAAAGAAAAACCAGACGAAAAAATTCTACGAAGGTTAACCTACGAAAAAAAACTGGACGAAAGTGGTGGGACGAAAATTGA